AATCAAATAAAAGAAGGAAATATTAAAGAATTAAATATAATATTAAAAGCCGATTTACAAGGGTCTGTTGAAGCTATACAACAGTCTATTGAACAGTTAAGTAATGATGAAGTTAGAATAAAGGTAATACATGGGGCTGTAGGTGCAATTACAGAAACAGATGTAATGTTTGCAGCAGCATCAAATGCCATAATAATAGGCTTTAATGTAAGACCTGACAGTAAAGCTAAATCTTTAGCCGAAAAAGAAAAAGTTGATATAAGATTATATAGGATTATATATGATGCAATTGATGACATTAAAGCAGCAATGAAGGGAATGCTTGAACCTGAATTTAAAGAGCGTGAGCTTGGTAAAGCTGAAGTAAGGGCAGTATTTAAAGTGCCTGGTGTTGGTAATGTAGCTGGTTGTTATGTACTTGAAGGTAAAATATTACGTAGTGCAGAAATAAGAATAGTCAGAAATGGAATAGTAATATATGAAGGGAAAATTGCTTCTTTAAAAAGATTCAAAGAGGATACGAAGGAAGTTTTACAGGGGTTTGAATGTGGAATTGGGATAGAGCGATTTAACGATATAAAAGAAGGAGATGTATTAGAGGCATTTCAAATGGAAGAAATACCTCGATGAAAGGATGAAACAAAGTGCAATACAGAAGTGGTAGGTTATCTGAAGAAATAAAACGTGAGATAAGTAAAATGATTTTTGAAGAAATTAAAGACCCAAGAATAAGTCCAATGATAAGTATCACTGATATAAATGTAACAAGAGATCTTCGTTATGCAAAAGTATTTATAAGCATATATGGAAATAATGAAGAGAAAAAAAACACCTTAGATGGTTTGAAAAGTGCCGCAGGTTTTATAAGGCGAGAATTAGGGAAAAAAATCAAAATGAGATATACACCGGAATTGATATTTGAGATAGATGATTCAATAGAATACGGTGCCCATATATCAGAGATATTAAAAAATTTAAATGATAAGGAGGATGGAAATGAGTGATTTTAAATGAGATAATCGAAAATATATTAAGTGCAAGTAATATCATATTAGTTACACATATATCACCTGATGGTGATGCCATTGGTTGTACAATAGCAATGTATAAAGCACTAAAATTATTAAAAAAAGATGTAAAAATATTTATTGATGATGATATTCCAGATGTTTATAAATTTTTGCCTAATAGCGACAAAATAGAAAGACCATATGATAAAAATGCAGATATTATTGTTGTTATTGATTGTGCAGACAAAGATAGAATAGGGAATGCACAGGAGCTTTTAAAGAAAGATATTATCTCGGTAAATATAGATCACCATATATCAAATACACTGTACGCAGATATAAATTATGTTGACACAAATGCTGCTTCAGCTGCAGAAATAATTTATCAGATTATTAAATTATTGGGTATTAATTTTGACTCGGATATATCAACATGTCTTTATACTGCAATTGTAACAGATACCGGTGGATTTATGTACAACTCAACAACGGCATTTACACATGAAGTAGCAGCAGATTTGATAAACAATGGGGCTCCTGTAAGTTATATTTCGGATAAAATATTTCATAATATCACATATAATAAAATAAAACTAATCGGGAGAGCCTTAGATAGCTTAAAATTGTATAAAAATGGTAAAATTGCATGCCTTGAGATAACAAAAAAGGATTTAGATGAGACAAATTCTAAAGTTTCCGACATAGAGAATATAGTAAATTATGGTAGAGATATTAACGGTGTTGAAGTTGCCATACTACTTGTTGAAAAAGATGATGAAATAAAAGTAAGCTTAAGGTCAAAGGAAAAAGTTGATGTAAATAAAATTGCCCAAATATTCGGTGGAGGTGGACATATAAGGGCTTCCGGCTGTTCTCTCAAAAATAGTTTAGAAGAAGCAAAGATTCAAATTTTAAATAAAATAAAGGATATTATTAATGAGGGATAAAATTGAATGGATTTTTAAATATATTAAAACCACCTGGTATGACATCTCATGATGTTGTCAATTTTGTAAGGAAACACCTTCATATAAAAAAAGTTGGTCATCTTGGAACATTAGATCCTGGCGCAGCAGGTGTATTACCAATATGTATTGGTAAAGCAACGAAATTATCAAATTATATGTTGGAACATAAAAAAAGTTACAGGGCAGAAATTACATTTGGATTTTCAACAGATACCCTTGATAAATATGGGAATATTTTACATGTTACTAAAGTGCGTAATTTAAATGAAAATGAGCTTATTAACGTAATTAATAGTTTTAGAGGCGATATTAAGCAGATTCCACCTATGTATTCTGCCAAAAAAGTAAAGGGTAAGAAATTATATGAATATGCTAAAGAAGGCAAAATCATAGAAAGAAATGAAATTGATATAACCATTTACGATATCAAAATTGTTTCCTATGTAAATTTATACAGATTAATGCTTGATATTGAATGCTCTAAAGGAACATATATAAGAACGTTGGTTTATGATATCTGTAAAAAGTTATCAATGGCAGGATACATGTCTTTGCTTATAAGAACAGCTGTAGGACCTTTCAAAATTGAGGATTCTATTACAATAGAAGAAATAAAAAATAAAAATTTCAAACTGATAGATATTGATAGTGTGCTTGATATGCCATTAATTTTTCTCAATGATGTTGATTCCTATAAAATTAAGCATGGACAGATAATAATGAATAAATATAATATTAATAACTTACCAAATGTGAAATTGTATGATAATAATAAAAATTTAATAGGCATTGGTAGAGTTAATGATAATAAAATATCTATTGAAAGATTATTGGTTGGAGTTGAGGAGTAATTGGAGATAATAGATGAAAATAATATTTATACTAACAGTGAATATAAAGCAGTAGCACTTGGTAATTTTGATGGAATACATTTAGGGCATCAAGCATTACTTAATAATACCGTCAAATTAGCGAAAAATAACCATATTGCAAGTGCTGTATTTACATTCAGACAGCATACAATGGAAATCATTAATCCTGAAAAAATGCCATTTTTATTAATTACGCTAAAGAAAAAAATAAAAATGTTATCACAATTTGATCTTGACTATTGTATATTATTTAATTTCACAAAAGAATATTCCAAAATGCAGCCAGAGGATTTTATTAAAAATGTTCTGGTTGATAAATTAAAAATGAAAATAGCAATAGTAGGTGAAAATTATAGATTTGGTTATAATGCAAGTGGAGATGTAAAGTTTTTAAAAGAAGCATCCATAAAATATGGATATAATGTTAACGTAATTAAACATATCAAAATTAATGATAAAACAGTTAGCAGCAGTTATATACGTAATTTAATAAAATTAGGGGAAATTGAAGAAGCAAATAAATGTCTTGGTCATTATTTCAGTCTCGAAGGTTATGTAACAGAAGGAGAAAAAATAGGTAGAGAACTTGGATTTCCAACTGCAAATATCAAAATAGATGAAAATATAATAATACCAAACTCTGGTGTATATTTAACGAGAATAAAAATAACAGATAATTATTTCATCGGGGTAACAAATGTCGGTTTTAATCCAACATTTAAAAATAGGGATTTTTCTATAGAAACATTTATATTAAATTTTAATGGTAATATTTATGGAAAATTTATAGAAATCGAATTTATAAAAAAAATTAGGGATGAAATAAAATTTAAAAATATTGAGGATTTAATACAACAGATCAATAATGATGTTGTATATGCACAAAATTATAAAAATATTTTACAAGAATAACTTTGTATGATAAAATATAATGTATGGTTACCTTTTGCTTTGATTTTCGTTCTCCGGCGGTATCAAAGCTTATAGGCGTATACAAAAATTATGGAGGTGAAAAAATGTTAAACAAAGAAAGAAAGAGTGAAATAATTAATCAAAATAAAGTTCATGAAAAAGATACTGGCTCACCTGAAGTACAGATTGCATTACTTACCGAAAGAATAAATACTTTAAATGAACATTTAAAAGTCCATAAAAAGGATCATCATTCCAGAAGAGGACTATTAAAGATGGTTGGTCAAAGAAGAGGATTATTGAACTATCTCATGAAAAAAGATATTGACAGGTACCGTGCCATCATTGATAAATTGGATTTAAGAAAATAGAGCGGGTTACCTCGCTCTATTTTAAATGTATTAAAGCCCTTATTTATGAAAAATACTAAAGAGTGAAAGGAGGATACTATGGAAAAAAATTTTGAAATGGAATTAGGAGGGAAAAAATTAATTATCCAAACAGGCAAATTAGCACAACTTGCAAATGGGAGTGTTCTTGTTAAATGTGAAGATACGGTAGTATTGGTAACTGCTTGTGCCTCGAAAGAGCCGAGAGAGGGTATTGATTTTTTCCCGCTTAGTGTTGATTATGAAGAAAGATTATATTCAGTAGGTAAAATACCTGGGGGTTTTATAAAAAGAGAAGGGAAACCAACTGAAAAGGCTATACTGACTTCGAGACTTATTGATAGACCTTTAAGACCTTTATTTCCACATGGATATAGAAATGATGTTCAGGTTATTGCAACAGTTCTTTCAGTCAGCTCAGATGTACAACCTGAAATAATTGCAATGATTGGTTCATCTGCAGCATTATCAATTTCAGATATACCATTTAATGGACCTACAGGTTCGGTATCTGTTGCAATGGTAGATAATAAATTTATTATAAATCCGGATCTAAAGACAAGAGAAAAAAGTACTCTGCATCTGACTGTTTCAGGGACAAAAGATGCCATAATGATGGTTGAAGCAGGTGCAGATGAAGTACCTGAAGATGTAATGCTGGATGCAATCATGTATGCACATGAATATATAAAAAAGATTGTTTCTTTTATAGAAGATATAGTGAGAGAAGTCGGAATTCCCAAGAGGGAAGTAATATTGCATAAGATAGATGCTGATATTGAAAACAATGTTAGAGAATTTGCGACAAAAAAGATATATAATGCATTAAGAACAGAAGAAAAAAAAGAAAGAAATGATAATATAGACAAGGTTGAAGAGGAAGTATTGGAACATTTCAAGGAAGAGTATCCAAATAATTTAACAGATATCGATGAAATATTATACATTATTACAAAAGAGCAAATGAGAAAAATGATAACAGAAGAAAAAATAAGGGTAGATGGTAGAGGACTTGATGATATACGTCCAATTACATGTGAAATAAATGTTTTACCAAGAACCCATGGCTCTGCAATCTTCACACGTGGACAAACACAGGTTATGACTGTAGCAACTTTAGGACCACTGGGTGATATCCAAATACTTGATGGACTTGGTGATGAAGAATCAAAAAGATATATGCACCATTATAATTTTCCACCTTTTAGTGTAGGTGAAACAAGGCCTTTAAGAGGACCTGGCAGAAGAGAAATTGGACACGGAGCATTAGCAGAAAGGGCACTCGAACCCATGATACCATCTGAAGATGAATTTCCTTATACAATCAGATTAGTATCGGAAGTATTAAGTTCTAATGGCTCTACGTCACAAGCCAGTGTTTGCGGAAGTACTTTGGCTTTGATGGATGCAGGTGTACCAATAAAATCTCCAGTAGCAGGTATAGCAATGGGTCTTATTAAAGAAGGCGATACGGTTTCTGTATTGACAGATATTCAAGGAATCGAGGATTTCTTAGGCGATATGGATTTTAAGGTTGCAGGAACAGAAAAAGGTATAACGGCAATACAGATGGATATTAAGATATCCGGAATTGATCGGGAAATTCTCTCAACTGCACTTCAAAAAGCGAGAAAAGGAAGATTATTTATATTAAACAAAATATTAGAAACTATTAAAGAACCTAAAAAAGAATTATCACCATATGCACCACGAATAATCAGATTGAATGTTGATCCTGATAAAATTAGAGAAATAATAGGTGCAGGTGGAAAAACTATAAATAAGATAATTGCTGATACAGGTGTTAAAATAGATATAGAAGATGATGGTACAGTTTTTATATCTTCGTCAGATTTAAAAGCCAGTGAAAAAGCAAAAAGAATAATTGAAACTATTACAAAAGAAATAAAAGTAGGTACTATCTATCTTGGCAAAATTGTTAAAATAGTTTCATTTGGTGCGTTTGTCGAATTAGCACCTGGGAAAGAGGGACTTCTTCATATATCTAAACTATCCAAAAAGCATGTAAATAAAGTTGAGGATGTTGTAAATTTAGGAGATGAAATCCTTGTAGAAGTAACAGAGGTAGATAAACAAGGTCGTATATATCTATCAAGAAAAGATATATTATCAGAAGAGGATAAAAAAGAAAAAGAATAATTAGATTGTTATTTTATATGAAAGAATAATCAAGGTATAATGTTAAAAATTGTATTTAACAATCATTATATCTTTTTTCATATAAATTTTTTATTGGATATGTGTAATATATTTAAACACCATATGAATAAAATTAAGTATGAAATATAAGATTGGTGGTGTTAATATGAAAATATATTATATAAAGTATCCTAAAAAATCATTCATATTTATTATCATTATTATAGCAATAATCTTATTCTTGTGCTTTTTAATAAATAGATCAATTACTACTTTTAATACTAATGAGCCTATTTATAAGGGAAATACTGATGAAAAGAAGATTGCGTTTGCATGCAATGTGGCATGGGGAAATGAATTTATACCACAGATGTTAAAAATATTTAAAGAAAATAATATTAATATAACATTTTTTTTTGAGGGGCAATGGGCCGAAAAGAATCCTAAAATAGTTAAAGAAATCGCTGAGGCTGGTCATGAAATAGGAAGCCATGGATATACACATGTAAAATATACTCAGTGGGATAAAGAGAAATATTCTGAGGATATAAAAAAATCATGTGAATTACTAAGGGAAATAACTGGGGTAAAACCGACGCTTTTTGCACCGCCGTATGGTGATTTCAATAATGAAGTTATAAAAACGGCAGAAAGTTTAGGATATAAAGTAATACTTTGGAGTATTGATACAATCGATTGGAATAATCCCAGTGTTGAAAATATTGTGAATAGAGTTGTAAATAAGAGCCATAATGGTGCAATTGTCTTAATGCATCCAACAAAAGGTACTGTTGAAGCATTGCCAATAATAATAAAAGAACTTAAATCAAAAGGTTATACAATTACAAATGTAACTAATGTCTTAAAATAATAGATAAAATATTCTTAAAGTTAAGTTAATAATGATAGAATTAGGGTGATAAAAATGGGAAACAACTTGCTGCTAAAAATAAAGAAAACAAAAGATGCTATTGATTTGCCATTACCACAATACATGAGTACTGGTGCAGCTGGTATGGATTTATTTGCAAATGTGCATGAAAGTATAAATATAAAACCTTCTGAAATTAAATTAATTCCGACGGGTATTCAAATTCAATTGCCATCAGGATATGAGGCGCAAATACGTCCAAGAAGCGGGCTTGCACTTAATTATGGAATTACCTTGCTTAATACTCCCGGAACGATTGACTCAGATTATAGGGGTGAAATTAAATTAATCCTTATAAATTTTGGCAGTAAAGATTTTACAGTAAAAAGAGGACAAAGAATTGCTCAGATGATTATAAATAAAATAGAATTGCCTCAAATTATCGAGGTTATTGAACTTAATGAAACAGACAGGGGTCCCTCTGGTTTTGGTCATACTGGATTATAAAGGGTGATAATATGAGATTAAGTGAATTTGGCAATAAAGAAATTGTTAATTTAAATGACGGAAGAAGATTGGGGCTTATGGAAGATTCAGATTTAATAATAGATGAAAATACTGGGAAAATCAAATCTATTATTGTCTATGAAATAAAAGGTTCAATTTTTAGAAATAAGATGGAAAATATAGAAATTCCTTGGGATGCGATTAAAAAAATAGGTAATGATATGATAATTGTTGAAGTCAAAATATAAAGAAAATCAAAAATATCTTTTTTTTATTACTTTAATAAAGTATAATAAAAGTTAATATATAATTAATGGAAGGGTGAGATTGTGAATATCTTAGTACAAAAGTTTGGTGGTACATCAGTAGCAACTAACGAAAGAAGGAACATGGCTGTATCAAAGGTTATAAATGCAATAGAACAGGGATATTCCCCTGTTGTTGTAGTATCAGCCATAGGAAGAAATGGTGATCCGTATGCGACAGATACTATGATTAATTTTGCTAAATCTATAAACAATGATATTCCAAAAAGGGAAATGGATATCCTGATGTCTTGTTGCGAAATTATTTCCAGCGTAATTTTTACAAATACGCTTATAAGTAAGGGTTATAAAGCCAAAGCCTTTACTGGAGGTCAAGCTGGTATAATTACAAATAGTAATTTTGGTAATGCTGACATTATTAGAGTAGAATCTAATCATTTGATGGATGCTGTAAATCAAAATATAATTCCCGTAGTAGCCGGATTTCAAGGAATAACTGTTGATGGTGAAATAACAACCTTAGGAAGAGGTGGTAGCGATATATCTGCTGTACTTCTCGGCGAAGCTTTAAAAGCATATGCTGTCGAAATTTATACAGATGTAGATGGTATTATGACTGCAGATCCTCGTATTGTGTCTAATGCAAATATATTGAAAAAAATAAGCTATAATGAAGTATTTCAACTTGCAGAGCAGGGCGCTAAGGTAATACATCCACGTGCAGTGGAGATAGCCATGAGAGGAAATGTACCTTTAATAATCAAAAATACCATGACAGATAGTCAAGGAACAATAATAACACAATATAACGATGCATATAACAATATATATAATGCTGATAAACTTGTCACAGGAATAGCAAATTTGAATAATAGAGTACAAATAGTATTAAACATGGCAAATGATGAAAATAATATATTTGAAAAAATAGCCGAAAATAAAATTAGTATTGATTTAATAAACATATTTCCTGATAAAAAGGTTTTTACAATATCAGAGCAAGACTTACAAAAGTTAGAGGAATTATTGGAAAAATATAAAATTGATTATACTATAAAGGAAAACTGCAGCAAGGTATCAATAGTAGGCAATAGAATACGTGGTGTTCCAGGGGTTATGTCAAAAATTATTAAAATATTATCAGATAATGACATTGAAATATATCAAACAGCGGACTCATATGATACGATATCATGCCTTATAAGTCAAGACAAAACTGAAAAAGCAATCAGGGCTTTACATGATGAATTTAAGCTTTAAAATTTATAATTAACGCATATTATGCGTTTTTTTTTTAATAATATAAATATACGGGAGCGTGATAAAATGAGTTCAATTAAAAATGCAGATACTACACCGCAAGAGATTCCTCAAATACAACAGAATATACAAAATTTTGGGCAAACAAATATACCGAATTTTGAGAGTAATATACATTGTCTTACAATAATAGGACAGATTGAAGGGCATCTTATATTACCACCTCAAAATAAAACTACTAAATATGAACATATAATTCCTCAGCTTGTTGCAATAGAAGAAAATCCTCAAATAAAGGGATTGTTAATATTGTTAAATACAGTTGGGGGTGATGTTGAAGCAGGGCTTGCCATATCTGAAATGATTGCAAGTCTATCAAAGCCAACAGTTTCAATTGTATTAGGAGGAGGACACAGCATTGGAGTACCGCTTGCAGTTTCATCAAATTATTCTTTTATAGTTCCAAGTGCTACAATGACGGTTCATCCAATCAGAATGACCGGTCTTGTAATTGGAGTTCCTCAAACATTTGAATATTTTAATAAAATGCAGGATAGAATTGTTGAATTTGTAATTAGAAATTCAAAAATAAAAAGAGAAATATTTTTAGACCTTATGCTGAAAATAGGTGAACTTGCTAATGATGTTGGTACAATACTTATTGGGAAAGAAGCAGTAGAATATGGATTAATAGATGAAATTGGGGGTGTATCTGAGGCACTAAAAAAATTACAAGAACTTATCAAAAAAAATGAAGGTGGTATATAATGTTATATACAGTGATTCCCTATGAATTAATTTTTGAAAAGAGGGATGATATTAATAATAATTATTTTGAAACGGTGATAGAAAATAAACATTTACTGCTTGAGGAAATTTCCAAAAACTGTTTTAAAATTATAAGATTATATTCGACTAATCCATGTGATTATTTAGATATTAAATTTAACCCTGGAACTATTATAAATACACGGTTTATATAAATTATGATATAATAGATGTGTAAAACACATCTATTTTTATTTACGAATAGAGGAATTTTAATGAATATGTAGAATAAATTATAAGGTGATGAATTATGAAATCAAAGAGGGAAGATATATACAAAAATGAAATTATTGGAATTATATTTTGCGTTATTGCTATTTTATCTATATTAAGTCTTTATACAAAATCTACAGGTATTTTAGGGTATAATATTTCCATACTATTAAAAGGGTTATTTGGTATTGGTGCATATGTTGTTTCTTTATTGATATTAGTTTTTGCTTTTTTATTTCTTTTTAAGAAAAGTGATTTTTTAAAAACCAAAAAGGTTATTTCGCTTTTAATAATATTTTTATGTTTTATAAGTATTGATCATTTATATTATTTTAATAATGTAATATCAATTAGAGATTATATTGCAGAGGCTTATAAAAATGGGATTAAAAATATTGGTGGAGGTATGATTGCAAGTATTATTCTTTATGTTCTTTTAAAATTAATCGGAATTATAGGTACTTTATTATTTTTGAGTGCTTCATTAATTATATGTTCAATAATTATTACAGATATTTCATTTGTAAATTCAATAAAAATGCTTTTAGCTTTAATAAAAAATAAAATTAATAACAAAAAAATAATAGTCGATGATTTTGAAAAAACAATTGCTGAGGTAACTATAACAAAAGAAAATCAAGATTGCAATGATTTAGAAGAAAATAATATTGAAATCGTACAGCCTATACTGGAAGAAAAAGTCAAATCGAATAATCAGAAACCGGATATGGTTCCTGCTAATAAAAATAACGGGAATTATAATTTTCCGCCATTAACACTTTTAAAAGACGGTAATCAAAGGCAGAAGATTAATAATAACATTATTATTGAAAATGTAAAAAAACTTGAGCAGACATTATTAAATTTTGGAATTGAGGCAAAAGTTATTCAAGTTACTCGAGGACCAGCGATTACAAGATTTGAACTCCAGCCTAATCCAGGTATTAAAGTAAGTAGAATAGTAAGTTTAACTGATGACATATCCTTGAGTTTGGCTGCACCGTCTGTAAGAATTGAAGCACCAATACCAGGGAAATCTGCCATTGGTTTGGAAGTCCCAAATGACAAAATATCGATAGTAACATTAAAAGAAGTTATTGACACAAATAAATTTAAAAATCATAAATCTGACTTATCCATTGCACTTGGAAAAGATATTGCAGGGAATGTTATTGTTACAGATTTAGCAAAAATGCCTCACTTATTAATTGCAGGTGCTACAGGTTCTGGGAAAAGTGTATGTATAAATACTTTGATTATAAGTTTATTATACAAAGCATTGCCAGATAAAGTTAAAATGATATTAATTGATCCAAAGGTAGTTGAGCTTAATATTTATAATGGGATTCCACATTTATTAACACCAGTTGTTACAGATCCTAAAAAAGCTGCAGGTGTACTTAACTGGGCAGTTCAAGAAATGACAAATAGATATAAAATGTTCGCAGATATAAATGTAAGAGATATAGAAGGTTACAACAGAATTAATAAAGAAAATCACATGTCTAAAATAGTTATAATAATTGATGAATTATCTGACCTAATGATGGTATCCCCTTCCGAAGTAGAAGAATATATATGCAGATTAGCACAAATGGCAAGAGCAGCAGGTATTTA
This is a stretch of genomic DNA from Aceticella autotrophica. It encodes these proteins:
- a CDS encoding FtsK/SpoIIIE family DNA translocase, whose product is MKSKREDIYKNEIIGIIFCVIAILSILSLYTKSTGILGYNISILLKGLFGIGAYVVSLLILVFAFLFLFKKSDFLKTKKVISLLIIFLCFISIDHLYYFNNVISIRDYIAEAYKNGIKNIGGGMIASIILYVLLKLIGIIGTLLFLSASLIICSIIITDISFVNSIKMLLALIKNKINNKKIIVDDFEKTIAEVTITKENQDCNDLEENNIEIVQPILEEKVKSNNQKPDMVPANKNNGNYNFPPLTLLKDGNQRQKINNNIIIENVKKLEQTLLNFGIEAKVIQVTRGPAITRFELQPNPGIKVSRIVSLTDDISLSLAAPSVRIEAPIPGKSAIGLEVPNDKISIVTLKEVIDTNKFKNHKSDLSIALGKDIAGNVIVTDLAKMPHLLIAGATGSGKSVCINTLIISLLYKALPDKVKMILIDPKVVELNIYNGIPHLLTPVVTDPKKAAGVLNWAVQEMTNRYKMFADINVRDIEGYNRINKENHMSKIVIIIDELSDLMMVSPSEVEEYICRLAQMARAAGIYLVIATQRPSVDVITGVIKANIPSRISFAVTSQIDSRTILDMAGAEKLLGKGDMLFYPIGEAKPLRVQGAFISDKEVEDVVNFLKLQAQPEYTEINVETKFETIKSIGEDELIKDAIAVILDTGQASISMLQRRLRIGYARAARIIDQMEEKGIISGYDGSKPRQILLTEDEIKKIIND